In the genome of Neodiprion pinetum isolate iyNeoPine1 chromosome 2, iyNeoPine1.2, whole genome shotgun sequence, one region contains:
- the LOC138190383 gene encoding uncharacterized protein, translating into MEELIGIQKPVVFDESIAHSEIHAHQPFASSTFQNNDEIHIVVQHQDLCLLPSKSSLHIHEKITKDDGVAAVTVTKLINMAVCHLFEEVRYELNGVEIDRNKNVGITSTMKGYVSLSPGQQYSLENTGGLSGDNELTDAAGNFDAVLPLNHVLGFAEDYCRVFVNAKHKLILTRSNTDLNAVIQASITENFKITLNKIEWLLSYIKLTDKPKIQLLNYIAKDPAISMSFRCRETYVYPMLPSTTRHIWSVKTTTQLKKPRYVVLGFQTARRNEPLKNAGVFDHFRIRDVKLFLNSQCYPYGNMNLDLYNNQYAILYDMYVRFQMTCYKEEAEPLLSKREFINRAPLISIDCSKQNETLKTGPVDI; encoded by the coding sequence ATGGAAGAATTAATAGGAATACAGAAACCTGTGGTATTCGATGAATCGATTGCTCACTCTGAGATTCATGCTCATCAGCCGTTTGCATCATCCACCTTCCAGAACAATGATGAAATCCATATTGTTGTCCAGCATCAAGACTTGTGTCTACTGCCCAGTAAGAGCTCTCTACACattcatgaaaaaatcacaaaggatGATGGCGTGGCTGCGGTGACGgttacgaaattgatcaatatggccgtttgccatttgtttgaggaagttcgctatgagttgaacggtgtagagattgatcggaataaaaatgttggaatCACCAGCACTATGAAGGGTTACGTATCCTTGAGTCCAGGCCAGCAGTATAGTCTGGAAAATACCGGGGGGTTGAGTGGGGATAACGAACTAACCGATGCCGCTGGAAATTTCGATGCTGTTTTACCGTTAAATCATGTGCTAGGCTTCGCCGAGGATTATTGCCGAGTTTTTGTTAATGCTAAACATAAGTTAATTCTCACACGTTCCAACACTGATTTGAATGCCGTGATTCAGGCCTCGATCacggaaaactttaaaatcacccTGAATAAAATTGAGTGGTTGTTGTCCTACATCAAACTGACGgataaaccgaaaatccagctacttaactacatcgccaaggatccggccatatccatgagttttcgttgtcgggaaacgtacgtgtatccgATGCTCCCATCAACGACGCGGCACATATGGTCAGTCAAGACAACGACGCAGCTTAAGAAGCCGAGATATGTCGTTCTaggatttcaaactgcaaggagaaacgagccgctgaaaaatgccggcgtatttgatcattttcggatcagagatgtaaaactcttcctcaacTCACAGTGCTATCCTTACGGAAATATGAATCTTGATCtatacaataatcaatacgccattctctatgatatgtatgttcggtttcaaatgacCTGCTACAAAGaagaagctgagcctttgctatcgaAGCGTGAATTCATAAACCGAGCCCCCCTTATCTccatcgattgctccaagcagaacgaaacattgaaaactggacctgtggacatttga